The following nucleotide sequence is from Pangasianodon hypophthalmus isolate fPanHyp1 chromosome 8, fPanHyp1.pri, whole genome shotgun sequence.
TAATACACAAAAGGTTAGCTTGAATGTAGTTATTCTTACCAGTACTCAACAAATGACATATAATCTTCTAATTATATTGTACTAAACTTTATTACTATATATTGCAAAAAAGAATACAAATGAAATTGCTGCTTGTTATTCACTTATTATGTATCtgtatctcattttttttttttttttaacagatcaTTGGTGGAGAGTGTATTTCCATATATCTCAGATCCAGATCCTCCTTAATCACTGACTATGTAGCCTGCATCTACAAAGCTGTTGGGTCGTTTATTTTTGGAGCAGCAATAAGTCAGTCCCTGACTGACATTGCAAAGTACACCATTGGTCGGCTGAGGCCACATTTCCTGAGTATATGCAAGCCCAACTGGAGCCTTGTGGATTGTAAATCAGGTTACATTGAGAACTTCTCATGCACAGGAGACAAGGCATTGGTCACTGAAGGCAGGTAAGAACTCCAGAAAGCAAGGCTAGGAAAACTAGGCCTAGTTTTCAAAGCtgttttgaaaataaaacaataatttaaatatttaaaggggaaattaaaccaaattaaaataaaatttacacttACAGTATGTGTTCAATATTATCATCTACCCTCATCGTGCTATctgtcagtttttgttttgagtctttttgtgtctgtctgctTGGACATTTGTGTGATTATTCCTAGATGTATTTCTTCTTCTTGATGTCATTATTATCCTCACAAACTTAAAAGATTGTAATGATTTTTTACaggctttcatttttttctggacATTCGTCCTTTTCCATGTATTGTATGCTGTTCCTTGCAGTAAGTACtactaatattttattatactacCACAGAAACCATGCTTTGATTACTTcattttaaagctgctttggcATTACTAATATTGTTCTGTTTTACCTTTAAAAGCTGTACCTGCAATCGAGAATGAAGGCAGAATGGGCTCGGTTGCTAAGGCCAAGTATCCAGTTCTTCTTAATTTCGGCATCTGTGTATGTGGGTCTGTCGCGAGTCTCAGACTACAAACATCACTGGAGTGATGTTCTCACTGGATTCATACAGGGAGCCATTGTGGCAATATTTACAGTGAGTATTTTGCAGGACTGTTGATACTGAGTCACATTTACTATGACTAATAAAGGTTAGTCATGACAGCATAAGCCtttattacaaatttattttcatagcCAATTCCACAATTATTGGTATTCTTCATAAAACTAAGCAGaacttaatatataaaattaataaatgcattgAATGATACTGGGATTCTGTATAGTTTATCCCaggagtttttaaaaaaataaatatcttaaaaaaagagcactttttttggggggaaaaaaaatcacaattatcTGCACCCCCACAATTAGTATTTGCTGAAGCCCTCTATAGAGAGTACCagcctcttcctgtaatgtctaacaaagTTGGAGACacttacaacaacaacaacaataataataataataataatgataataataataataataaaattttatttatagcacGCTTTCAATGACCCAAAGACACTGACAAAATTGAACACAAAGAGTTAAAcagataaacataaacaaacaagtaatCATATGAAACAGAAGTCGAaggaaaacagaagaaaagaaaacaacataaagAGAAGAATACAGAATCTTGGATACTCCTCAATGTAGAACATCGAGCTTCTTTATATgcttaggtttgtgcatgtggactcCCCACTTCAAAGCAGACCCCATATTTTTAACACGTTTCAATTTCAGAGACTGAGATGTTAATTCAAGACCACTGATTTTGTGTttgcaattattattttgcttatttgaaTGCATGTTTGGGTTATTATCTCAGTGAAAGTTACACTCATGAATAAATTCTAACTTGCCTCTGATAGACTAAACTGTCCTGGGAATTCAAGATTCCCTCTAGACCACAAACctcaaaaaaacatccatgaaATGATCCACCACCATATTATACAGTGTGCATCAtgtgctttaattttttatatgcaATCTCATTGTTTTCACCAAATTTTGTGAGTTTGAGTTTGTGggtaaaacatttcattttggtctcatctgaccctTTTAATTGTAGGTTCAGTGATTCTTGgtgtacagtatttttttgCCCATTGTTTTAAACTGTGCCAGGTATTCCGATAATAAAATGGACACTACTATAACTGATATTTCTCTCTCATTGTAGGTGATCTGTGTGTCAGATTTCTTTAAGGCCCAGCTGAAGGGGGACAAAGAagaaatctcacacactacCCTACAGGAGACCACAAATGATATGAATCACTATGGGAGCACTGAGTGAGAAGGAGACTAAATTGCATGAAATTTTCAGACCATTCCAATAGAGAAGGACATTTGACAGACAAACAGCTGTTTCTGAAACCTCAAGTATAGTCATATATGTCAGTATTTCACTGATGAAACCTACTGTAGGTTTTAAACTGTAAAGCAACCGCAACTGAATCTGGATTCTTCTGAATTTGTTTCAGTCTTCCGTCTACATGAAATGCATTGTCCTGTTGAAGATCCATTTGAAAGGTTATGTATATTACTGTGGTCTACAACTAAATGGAGGCACACCAGGATTTTTTCCTTGAACTGCTGGAGTCTTTCATGTTCTTGTTCCTTGCAGAGTACAAATACCAAAGTCATCACCTTGTGACTGTGACCCCTTGTGGCTAGGCTATAATATGTCCTAGCTCCGTCACATTCGTTCTCTGGCTATTCTCATCAACTGTCATA
It contains:
- the LOC113535909 gene encoding phospholipid phosphatase 1 — encoded protein: MFDTEGYILILLDVTCVVLAGLPFAVLNLQHNPFKRGFFCSDDTIKYPYKEDTISYQLLMGIMIPFALFVIIGGECISIYLRSRSSLITDYVACIYKAVGSFIFGAAISQSLTDIAKYTIGRLRPHFLSICKPNWSLVDCKSGYIENFSCTGDKALVTEGRLSFFSGHSSFSMYCMLFLALYLQSRMKAEWARLLRPSIQFFLISASVYVGLSRVSDYKHHWSDVLTGFIQGAIVAIFTVICVSDFFKAQLKGDKEEISHTTLQETTNDMNHYGSTE